In one window of Paludisphaera rhizosphaerae DNA:
- a CDS encoding SU10 major capsid protein — protein sequence MPSYDNSPLTQFNAFNAGVLPSDVFGVAINWFVNRTPLTSRLPKLPVASPQFLIVNDNYRPRSVALNNGGPLNPVATTIAAADASVFDSGDVISIEQEYLLVTAVDPVANALTVVRGYAGTTAAAHADALPILLVSNTRTGAETNVSGLSRIPQATTQYCQTVQHAYQVGGALQADSGYASSFATPLDRDRMLAMQHVMDDFESAVYYGKGVGLTSPASRPLMKGIQSILATNVVTAPTNAAAYKPSDLIRDTIQACFNGGGNPSLLLVSTDFLSAFAVWGHAAMRVNAGSNVFGTPIDLFEAPFLSGISIVPAPLLRPGTAVCLSANEARVRLKRSMIDKPRGSRGDAFEGDIIMEGAIEIDNEAHHAWVSGITAFSAS from the coding sequence ATGCCTTCGTACGACAACAGCCCGCTGACGCAGTTCAACGCTTTCAACGCCGGCGTCCTTCCTTCGGACGTCTTCGGCGTGGCGATCAACTGGTTCGTCAACCGGACGCCGCTGACGTCCCGACTGCCGAAGCTGCCGGTGGCCTCGCCGCAGTTTCTGATCGTCAACGACAACTACCGGCCGCGGTCGGTGGCCCTGAACAACGGCGGTCCGTTGAACCCCGTGGCCACGACGATCGCCGCCGCCGACGCCTCGGTCTTCGACTCGGGCGACGTGATCTCGATCGAGCAGGAGTACCTGCTTGTGACGGCCGTCGATCCGGTCGCCAACGCGTTGACGGTCGTCCGCGGCTACGCCGGCACCACGGCCGCCGCCCACGCGGACGCCCTGCCGATCCTGCTGGTCAGCAACACCCGCACCGGCGCCGAGACCAACGTCTCCGGCCTCAGCCGGATCCCCCAGGCGACCACCCAGTACTGCCAGACGGTGCAGCACGCCTACCAGGTCGGCGGCGCCCTCCAGGCGGACTCGGGCTACGCCTCGTCCTTCGCCACGCCGCTCGACCGCGATCGCATGCTGGCCATGCAGCACGTGATGGACGACTTTGAGAGCGCCGTGTATTACGGCAAGGGCGTCGGTCTGACCTCTCCGGCCAGCCGCCCCTTGATGAAGGGCATCCAGTCGATCCTGGCGACGAACGTCGTGACGGCGCCCACCAACGCCGCCGCGTACAAGCCCAGCGACCTGATCCGCGACACCATCCAGGCCTGCTTCAACGGCGGCGGCAATCCCAGCCTGCTGCTGGTCAGCACGGACTTCCTCTCGGCCTTCGCCGTGTGGGGTCACGCCGCGATGCGGGTCAACGCCGGGTCGAACGTCTTCGGCACCCCGATCGACCTCTTCGAGGCGCCGTTCCTCAGCGGCATTTCGATCGTCCCCGCCCCGCTGCTCCGTCCCGGCACGGCCGTCTGCCTGTCGGCCAACGAGGCCCGCGTCCGGCTGAAGCGGTCGATGATCGACAAGCCCCGCGGCAGCCGCGGCGACGCCTTCGAGGGCGACATCATCATGGAAGGCGCCATCGAGATCGACAACGAGGCCCATCACGCCTGGGTCTCCGGGATCACGGCCTTCAGCGCCTCCTGA
- a CDS encoding cysteine peptidase family C39 domain-containing protein, which produces MSDSTYPYIGGWLGVDDVQRGFAAKRPTLAQTAPDLIGDEADGKPILVYKALKDVLGAYPSYPAQQIGDCVSFGHGHGLDMLQCIEIALGAPMDFRETSTEFIYGTSREVAGILGRGDGSYGSAAVEAMTKIGVVSREMVPDGAYSGTRAKSWGRYGAPADLKQKAAEFKLGSTAQVTTWAELVAALKNGYPVTVSSGQGFTMTRDAAGFCSARGVWGHCMVIGGVRFDRPGACILQSWGPDQPAGPLALDQPSFSFWADRATIEGMLAQGDSWALAKAPEFAARALPEHWSYHQAA; this is translated from the coding sequence ATGAGCGATTCGACTTATCCTTACATTGGCGGTTGGCTGGGCGTCGACGACGTCCAGCGGGGTTTCGCGGCCAAAAGGCCGACGCTGGCGCAGACGGCTCCGGACCTGATCGGCGACGAGGCCGACGGCAAGCCGATTTTGGTCTACAAGGCGCTCAAGGACGTGCTGGGGGCGTATCCGTCGTACCCCGCGCAGCAGATCGGCGATTGCGTGAGCTTCGGCCACGGTCACGGGCTGGACATGCTCCAGTGCATCGAGATCGCGCTGGGGGCGCCCATGGACTTCCGCGAGACGAGCACGGAGTTCATCTACGGGACGTCTCGCGAGGTGGCCGGCATTCTGGGTCGAGGCGATGGATCGTACGGATCGGCGGCCGTTGAGGCGATGACGAAGATCGGCGTCGTGAGCCGCGAGATGGTGCCGGACGGAGCCTACAGCGGCACCCGGGCCAAAAGCTGGGGCCGCTACGGTGCGCCGGCCGACCTGAAGCAGAAGGCCGCCGAATTCAAGCTGGGCTCGACCGCCCAGGTGACGACGTGGGCTGAGCTGGTAGCCGCGCTCAAGAACGGCTACCCGGTGACGGTCAGCTCGGGGCAGGGGTTCACGATGACCCGCGACGCGGCGGGATTCTGCTCGGCTCGGGGCGTGTGGGGGCACTGCATGGTGATCGGCGGGGTGCGGTTCGACCGCCCCGGCGCGTGCATCTTGCAAAGCTGGGGACCCGACCAGCCGGCCGGGCCGTTGGCCCTGGACCAGCCCTCGTTCAGCTTCTGGGCCGATCGGGCGACGATTGAAGGAATGCTGGCGCAAGGAGATTCCTGGGCGTTGGCCAAAGCGCCCGAATTCGCGGCTCGAGCGCTCCCGGAGCACTGGAGCTACCATCAGGCCGCCTGA
- a CDS encoding sigma-70 family RNA polymerase sigma factor, with amino-acid sequence MGKTMKRRRATGEAREFRDQEWLRLHQEGKSTSAIAEAAGVSVQLVRRALARARELDASREQDVAALTTLQPRESEASEEGSPSRTAAPRTPWWLELVPLFPIGPLTPTSECPHRGPLETGSLLCCMVCSASGMDSHASMKRDPETDPQPEPSRPADPIVTQTTDAGPAVETRRQRRARKFADRRIRDDGPSNATPHTPR; translated from the coding sequence ATGGGCAAGACGATGAAGCGACGGCGGGCGACCGGCGAGGCCCGTGAGTTTCGCGACCAGGAGTGGCTTCGGCTTCACCAGGAGGGGAAGTCGACCTCGGCGATCGCCGAGGCTGCCGGCGTGAGCGTTCAACTCGTGCGGCGGGCTCTGGCCCGTGCCCGCGAGCTGGACGCATCCCGCGAACAGGATGTCGCCGCCCTAACAACTTTGCAGCCACGGGAATCCGAGGCGAGTGAGGAAGGCTCGCCTTCCAGGACCGCTGCGCCGCGGACGCCCTGGTGGCTGGAACTGGTCCCGCTCTTCCCGATCGGCCCGCTCACGCCGACCTCGGAATGCCCGCATCGCGGGCCGCTCGAAACAGGCTCGCTCCTCTGCTGCATGGTCTGCTCGGCGTCGGGGATGGACAGCCACGCCTCCATGAAACGCGACCCCGAGACCGACCCTCAACCCGAGCCCAGCCGACCCGCCGACCCGATCGTCACGCAGACGACGGACGCCGGTCCCGCGGTCGAAACCCGCCGCCAACGCCGGGCCCGGAAGTTCGCGGACCGCCGCATTCGAGACGACGGTCCCTCCAACGCAACCCCGCACACGCCGCGATAA